The genomic interval GCGACGAAAGACGACATCTACGACGCGGCCAGCGGTCACATGGTCGGGAAAGCGGAGCTGACAGGCACGTATCCGGCCTGACCCGGCTCAAAAGAGGTTCATGAGCGCCGCGATGGCGCCGATGACGAACAGCACCGGGAGCCCGGACTGGGTTCCCATGAGGATAGCGATCACGCCGACACCGCCGAGAGCGATCGCGCCGGTGCGCTTGTAGTCGGGCACGCTGTTCCTGATTGCGGGTGTCGCTGCACCGCCGAGATAGATCGAAAACACCCCGAAGAGGGCCCCCTGGTCGTCATTTCCGGAGAGAAACACGAGTATCGTCAACACACCGGTTATCACCGCCCCGAGCGCGAACAGCGCGCGCTCGGTCCCGATATCCGACAGTCGTGACGCTACGTCCATGTGGTGTCATCTACGAGCGGCCGTATAATAGCCACCGGAAACCGCTGTGCCCGTACAGCCTGTCGGGAAGCGCGAACTGGAGGAGGGGGTCACTCGATCGCCGCGGTCACCGCCGCCGCTGTCAGCCGTGGGCGTCGGGTCCCGCGATGACAACGCCGTTTTATATCTCCCCGGCTGAGAATCGCGTATGAAGACTCCGACACGCCGAGAGTTCGTCGCCGGGGGCGTCGCGCTCGCGGCGGCGACCGCCGGCTGCCTCGGGGGCGATAGCGGGAGCGAGTCGCCGGAGCTCGGCACGATAGCCGAGTCGACGACGCCGACGGGCGGGCAACCGCTGCCGTCGCCGGTCGCCGGCGACCCCGACGCCGACGTGACCGTCGCTGCCTTCGAGGACTACGCCTGTCCGCACTGCGGAACGTACTCCTTAGAGGTGTTCCCCCAGCTCGCCGCCGACTATCTCGAAACGGACCAGGTCCGGTACGAGTTCCACGACTACCCCATCCCGGTCGACCAGCGCGACTCCTGGCAGGCCGCAAACGCCGCCAGAACGGTGCAGGCCGAAGCCGGCGACCAGGCGTATTTCCGCTATTCGGAGCGGCTCTTTCGGAACCAGGACAGCCTCGGGTCGGAAACGTATGGCTCACAGGCCGACGGGCTCGGTGTGGCCGCTGAGACGGTCCGAACGGGGGCGACAGAGCGGCGCTACGACGAGACCGTCGCCGCCGACAGAGCGCTGGGCGTCGACCGGGGCGTGCAGGGGACGCCCGCTATCTTCGTCGACGGCGCTCCCGTGGAGTGGCAAGAAATCGCCTACGACCCCGTCAAAGAGGCTATCGAAGCTGCGAGGGGACAATGAGAGACAGCCAGAGCGTGACAGTGCTCAGACTGGGCCACCGGCCCGGGAGAGACGAACGGATCACGACGCACGTCGGTCTGACCGCCCGGGCGCTGGGCGCTGACAGGGTCGTCCTCGCCGGTGCGGCCAGCAGTCGGGCCGACACCGTCGTCGACATCACGGACCGCTTTGGCGGCCCGTTCGACGTGGAGACGACCGACGAGCCAAAGCGGCGCATCCGCGATTTCGCGGGGACAGTCGTCCACCTGACGATGTACGGCGAACCGATACAGGACGTGGAGGGCGATATCCGCGCGGCCCACGACGCGGAGCCACTGCTCGTGGTCGTCGGCGCCGAGAAGGTCCCCTTCGAGGTGTACGAGCGGGCCGACTACAACGTCGGCGTGACGAACCAGCCCCACTCCGAAATCGCCTCGCTGGCCGTCTTCCTCGACCGGCTCTACGGGGGCGCGGAACTCGACCGCGACTGGCAGGACCCGGACCAGGTCGTCGTCCCGATGGAGACCGGCAAGAAGGTTATCGACCCGGAGGACGCCGACGATGGGACGTGAGCCCGCCGCCTCACTGGAGGGGTAGCGGCCCGTGTTCGGCGACCCCTCGACGCTGACATCGCGGATTATCCTACTGCTCGGTCCCATCTATCTCGTCTACATGGCGCTGCAACCGCCGCCGACCAGATGGGTCGGACTGGCCTGCCTGGCGGTCCTGACTCCGTTCGCCGTCGGCTGGCTGCTCGGTCGGTACGCGGATGTCGGACCGTGGGCTGAGTAGCCGGCGACCGCCTCGCGCTTGCGAGCCGCGGAGCGCTGGCACCGTCAGAGACCCGGAGGTTTTAACCACGTGACCCCCCGACAACACGGTAATGGCTTTTGAGGACCTCTTGGAGGACCCCGTCATACAGAAGTACCTCCACGAGCTGGTCGGACCGAAAGGGATGCCGGTCGCCGCCGCGCCGCCGGACGGCGAGGTGACCGACGAGGAGTTGGCCGAGGAACTGGGCCTCGAACTGAACGACGTTCGCCGCGCGCTCTTTATTCTCTACGAGAACGACCTGGCGGCCTATCGCCGGCTCCGCGACGAGGACTCGGGGTGGCTCACGTACCTGTGGACGTTCGAGTACGAGGAGATCCCCGAACAGCTCGAAGAGGAGATGTACCGGCTGCTGGAGGGGCTCGAAGAGCGCCGCGAGTACGAGCGCAACAACGAGTTCTACCTCTGTGAGCACTGTGGCATCCGATTCGAGTTCGGCGAGGCCATGGAGTTCGGCTTCGAGTGCCCCGAGTGTGGCAACCAGGTCGAGGCGATGGAGAACACCCGCCTCGTGACGGCGATGGAGAACCGGATCGACGAACTGCGCTCGGAACTAAACGTGGAAGCCGAGGCCTGATGGTCGTCCTTGGTTCCAAAGTGTACGTGACGGGCGACGCCCGTGACCGTGCGCTCGACGGCCTGCGCGGGCTGGTGAACGACCGGTTCGGTGACCTCGACGTGGAGTTCGAGATCGGCCACCGGGATGACGACTTCCCGGTCGTCACGGTGGAGGGCCCCGACGCCGTGGTCGCCCGGAATATCCTGCGCGAGGAGTTCGGCGAGGTCGTGCCGACCCACGAGGCCGGCGACACCTACGTCGGCACGCTAGATAGCTGGGACGACGACGGGTTCGTGCTGGACGCCGGGCCGGCTGGCGACGTGCGGATTCCGGCGGCGAACCTCGACCTCGGACAGGGGACCCCACACCAGATTCGCAAGCGGTTCGGCCTCGTCCAGCACCTCTCGATGCGGTTCGTCGCCGGTGACGAGCCCCGACTGGCCGACGAGGAGGTCGACCGCCTCTACGACTGGAAACGGGGCGGCGACCACGGTAACGGTCGCGTCAACACCAACAGCGCGACACGCTCGGAGGTGCGGGCGACGGTCAACAAGTCCGGTCACGCCCAGGATATCGTCACCGTCGAACGCCTCGGACTGCTGGAGATGAGCATCATCTGCAACCCGGACACCGACGCCCCGGGCCTGCTGGCCGACATCGGCCGGTTCATGCCGTCGGAACTACTCGCCGTCGTTCCCTGATATGCAACGTCGCATCCTCGCACTGCTTGCCGTCCTCGCGCTGGTCGGACTCGCCGG from Halomicroarcula saliterrae carries:
- a CDS encoding DsbA family protein → MKTPTRREFVAGGVALAAATAGCLGGDSGSESPELGTIAESTTPTGGQPLPSPVAGDPDADVTVAAFEDYACPHCGTYSLEVFPQLAADYLETDQVRYEFHDYPIPVDQRDSWQAANAARTVQAEAGDQAYFRYSERLFRNQDSLGSETYGSQADGLGVAAETVRTGATERRYDETVAADRALGVDRGVQGTPAIFVDGAPVEWQEIAYDPVKEAIEAARGQ
- a CDS encoding tRNA (cytidine(56)-2'-O)-methyltransferase, producing the protein MRDSQSVTVLRLGHRPGRDERITTHVGLTARALGADRVVLAGAASSRADTVVDITDRFGGPFDVETTDEPKRRIRDFAGTVVHLTMYGEPIQDVEGDIRAAHDAEPLLVVVGAEKVPFEVYERADYNVGVTNQPHSEIASLAVFLDRLYGGAELDRDWQDPDQVVVPMETGKKVIDPEDADDGT
- the tfe gene encoding transcription factor E, coding for MAFEDLLEDPVIQKYLHELVGPKGMPVAAAPPDGEVTDEELAEELGLELNDVRRALFILYENDLAAYRRLRDEDSGWLTYLWTFEYEEIPEQLEEEMYRLLEGLEERREYERNNEFYLCEHCGIRFEFGEAMEFGFECPECGNQVEAMENTRLVTAMENRIDELRSELNVEAEA
- a CDS encoding DUF2110 family protein: MVVLGSKVYVTGDARDRALDGLRGLVNDRFGDLDVEFEIGHRDDDFPVVTVEGPDAVVARNILREEFGEVVPTHEAGDTYVGTLDSWDDDGFVLDAGPAGDVRIPAANLDLGQGTPHQIRKRFGLVQHLSMRFVAGDEPRLADEEVDRLYDWKRGGDHGNGRVNTNSATRSEVRATVNKSGHAQDIVTVERLGLLEMSIICNPDTDAPGLLADIGRFMPSELLAVVP